The Sardina pilchardus chromosome 19, fSarPil1.1, whole genome shotgun sequence genome window below encodes:
- the LOC134065668 gene encoding protein AF-10-like: MFGNRLNPNSTMAALIAQSESTEPELGDGTHGFPRRGASPKATLSPRSPPVSGLHIRYDPSSGSLGAGPADSVLPPVATSLQQLLERQWSDGQQFLLQHGAQGDVVGMLKSLHQLQQENRRLEEQIKSLTMRKERLQLLSAQLAVPFTSSSTGASPHTHTHTHTHPNHAHADLLSGSRSIQLGGGVLTDPTHTSQDSLPGGHGNSSSGGSTSSLSTPPSVSHSPPQPQVNGAMVPPSAGMLGVGMGTGAGVPVGLMGALQGGGGGGIMSGIVGALNGVIHASPALGQTASPLQQHANANAASVVTSGAVPISSSVARQGQITEQQRQFLLQQQQQIQHLLTSPQTTQQQQQALLYQIMQQQHQHQQHQQHQQHQQHQQHQQHQHQQHQQHQHQHQHHQQHQHHQDLQQMQQQQLSSSSSSSSSSIQLHPLGGLLPSATSAQGSPLSSNPFLAMHSDPAAAAASAQKNARLSEKAVAVSGQEKT, translated from the exons ATGTTCGGGAACCGCCTGAACCCCAACTCCACCATGGCAGCCCTCATCGCGCAGTCTGAGAGcacag AGCCGGAGCTGGGAGATGGCACTCACGGCTTCCCCAGAAGAGGAGCGTCACCCAAAGCAACCCTCTCCCCACG gtctccTCCGGTAAGCGGGCTGCATATCCGCTATGACCCGTCGTCAGGCTCGTTGGGTGCAGGGCCGGCTGACTCAGTGCTGCCCCCAGTGGCTACCAGtctgcagcagctgctggagcGGCAGTGGAGCGATGGACAGCAGTTCCTACTACAGCACGGGGCTCAGGGAgatg TGGTGGGGATGCTGAAGTCGCTGCACCAGTTGCAGCAGGAGAACCGGCGTCTGGAGGAGCAGATCAAGAGCTTGACGATGAGGAAGGAGCGTCTGCAGCTGCTCAGCGCCCAGCTGGCCGTGCCCTTCACCTCCAGCAGCACCGGcgcctcgccacacacacacacacacacacacacacaccccaaccacGCACACGCAG ATCTGCTGAGCGGCAGCAGGAGCATTCAGTTGGGAGGAGGTGTTCTTACAGATCCCACCCACACTTCTCAG GACTCTCTCCCCGGTGGCCATGGTAACAGCAGCAGTGGGGGCAGCACGTCGTCGCTCTCCACGCCCCCGTCTGTGTCCCACAGCCCCCCCCAGCCGCAGGTCAACGGCGCCATGGTGCCCCCCTCGGCGGGCATGCTGGGGGTTGGCATGGGGACGGGCGCGGGGGTGCCGGTGGGTCTGATGGGCGCGCTGCAGGGCGGAGGGGGCGGCGGCATCATGAGCGGCATCGTGGGCGCCCTCAACGGCGTCATCCACGCCTCACCCGCCCTCGGCCAGACCGCCAGCCCCCTCCAGCAGCACGCCAACGCCAACGCCGCCTCCGTCGTCACCAGCGGAGCCGTGCCCATCAGCAGCAG tgtcgcacgtcagggccagatcactgagcagcagaggcagttccttctacagcagcagcagcagatccaacatctcctcacctcaccacaGACCACTCag cagcagcagcaagcccTGCTCTATCAGatcatgcagcagcagcatcagcaccagcagcatcaacaacatcaacaacaccaacagcatcaacaacatcaacagcatcaacatcaacaacatcaacaacatcagcaccagcatcagcatcaccagcagcatcagcatcatcaggacctccagcagatgcagcagcagcagctctcctcttcctcctcctcctcctcctcctccattcagCTGCACCCCCTCGGAGGCCTGCTGCCCTCCGCAACCTCCGCCCAGGggtcccccctctcctccaaccCCTTCCTGGCCATGCACTCCGACCCTGCTGCAGCGGCCGCCTCCGCGCAGAAGAacgcc